One Mesoplodon densirostris isolate mMesDen1 chromosome X, mMesDen1 primary haplotype, whole genome shotgun sequence genomic region harbors:
- the FAM236C gene encoding LOW QUALITY PROTEIN: protein FAM236C (The sequence of the model RefSeq protein was modified relative to this genomic sequence to represent the inferred CDS: substituted 1 base at 1 genomic stop codon) gives MIFIPFLPPPDLSGKGQLKDTEEFVVLSGTTXNPSNGTGLPREPAGPQGSWRSQFQRVLACFTKSFR, from the exons ATGATCTTCATTCCCTTCCTTCCACCTCCTGACCTG AGCGGGAAAGGTCAGCTTAAAGACACTGAGGAATTTGTTGTTTTGTCTGGCACCACGTAGAACCCATCCAATGGCACAGGAttgcccagggagcctgctggtCCCCAGGGGTCTTGGAGGAGCCAGTTCCAGAGAGTCCTGGCCTGTTTCACCAAGTCCTTCAGGTGA